CGGTGTTCCCACCGCCGCCGCGATGTGCATGGGTCCGGAATCGGTGGTCACCACCAGGGCGGCCCGGCTGTAGAGGCAGGCAAGTTCCCTGAGGGAGGTCTGCCCTTCAAGAGTAATGGAATCGGCATTCATGGCGCCCCTGATTCGGCAAATGAGGCCACTCCCGGGAGCGCCCGTGAAGACAACGGGGAGCTTCAGCTCCTCAACGATCCGGTCACCGAGTCGGGCAAAACGATCATTGTCCCAGAGCTTGGTTTCCCAGAAAGCAACGGGGCTCAAGGCAATGAACGGGGCTCCGTTTCCGATCCCGTGCTGCTCGAGAAGACCGGCAATCCAGTTGTGCCCGGGCTCGTCCAGGGCCAGGGAAAACCGGGGCTCACGGGGCTTGGCGCCAATATGCTCAATAAAATCAAGATACCTGAGAACGGCGTGTTTTTCCATATCCTCGGGGATCGTTTCATTGTAAAAAAACCTGCTCAACTCCTGCATGCTCCGGTAGCCGAGTTTGCGATCGGCCCGGGACCATCCGATGATGACGGCGCTCTTGAAAAGCCCGTGGAAATCGATGGCGAGATCGTAGTGTCGGTCCCGCAGGACCGAAAGAAACGAGCGGATCTCGCCGATCGTTTCCCGCCTGTTCCGCCCGCGGATGAGGCTGTTCACCCAGCGTTTCCGGAAAGAAACAAGGACCCGGTCACAGTCGGGGTGGTTGTGCAGCAGGTCGGCTGCGCCCTCTTCGACAACCCAGGTGATGTGGGCGGCCGGGTAGGCCTCTCGCAGTGCCGATAGCGACGGCAGGGTGTGAACGACGTCTCCGACGGCGCTCAATTTAACGATAAGAATGTTCACGACTCCGATCCTTCAAGATCCATGAGACCGCATCGAGTATGTCCCGGGCGTTGTAGGCAGGCTCCGGGCCGTCACCCCGCAGATCCTCCGAATCAGACTGCCGCGCCCCGTATCCCGTTCGCACGAGGATTCCCGTGACTCCCGCCCTGCGTGCCGCCGACACGTCCCGAAACGTGTCGCCGATCATGTAGGACCGGCCCAGGTCGATGTGAAGTTCCCGGGCGGCCCTGAGGATCATTCCGGGATTGGGTTTGCGGCAGTCACAGTCCAGGACGTAGGGAACCCGCCCCTCCGCCGGATGGTGGGGACAGTAATAGAACCGGTCGATCCGGGCGCCCGAGTCGGCGAGCATCTGTTGCAGGCGCCGGTGGACCTTCTCAAGGAAGGCTTCGTCGAAGATCCCCCGGGCGACACCCGACTGGTTGGTGACGACAACAGCCATCATGCCGGCCTCATTGACCATCCTGATGGCCCGTGCTGCGGTGGGATACAGGACGAGCTGGTCAAGCCTCGAAAGATAGCCTACTTCCTCGTTTATGGTTCCATCGCGGTCAAAAAATACGGCCTCTTTGTTCACCGGGTTTTCACTCCTTCCGCTCTTCCAGAAGCCGCGCCGCCAAGGTGTAAACGTCATCAACGGTTATACCGTCCATGCAGGCGAAATCGCCGGGGCATGTTTTTTTGAGGCAGGGGCTGCAGTGCGCCTTCCGGTAGAGGACATGGCTGCGGGCTCCCAGAGGAGATGTGGCCCGGGGATTTGTGGACCCGAAAATGGCGATGAGGGGCACACCCAGCCCGCCGGCCAGGTGCATGAGGCCGGAATCGTTCGCAACAACGAGATCGCACCGGCTCATGAGGGCCGCCGCTTCCGCGAGGGTCGTACTCCCCGCCAGGTCAAGGGGGGTATGTTTCATGTGCGTCGCCACGGCGCCCGTGTGGACGGTATCGTCGCTGCCGCCGAAAAGCAGGACCCGCGCCGAATGATGATCTGCGAGCCGGTCCGCGACCTCGGCAAATCGCTCGGCATACCATATCTTGGCGGGACCGTAGGATGCCCCCGGCGCAATGCCCACCACGGGGTGATTCCGGCCGATACCTTCGTTTCTGAACAGTTCATCGGCACGCCGAAGACTGTCCCCGTCGGGCCGAATCGCCATCTCGTCGGGATCGGAGCGGAACCCCAGTGACCGCACCATCTCGAGGTAATAGTGCGTCTGGTGGAGGGTATCGATATACTTCTTTTTTCTAACCGGGTGTGTCAGAAGAAGCCCGCGCCCGTCGGTGGTGTATCCCGCCCGCAGGGGTATGCGGGCCAGGGCGGCGATAATGGCCGCTTCGATGGCGTTCTGAAAGAGCAGCGCGGCGTCGAAATGACGGACCCGGAGCTCCCGGGCGAGACGGAACTTTCCCGCGATTCCGTCGTGAACGCCCGGACTGCGGAACAGGATCACCTCGTTTACCCCGGGGAAAAGTCGATACAGGTCCGCCACCCATGGTTTTGCCAGTACCGCGATCCGTGTTTCGGGACAGCTGTTTCTCACCGCCGACAGAGCGGGCAGACTCATGATGACATCGCCGATCCAGTTGGTTCCCCGAATCAGGAGATGTTCGAC
This genomic interval from Syntrophales bacterium contains the following:
- a CDS encoding glycosyltransferase family 9 protein; translation: MNILIVKLSAVGDVVHTLPSLSALREAYPAAHITWVVEEGAADLLHNHPDCDRVLVSFRKRWVNSLIRGRNRRETIGEIRSFLSVLRDRHYDLAIDFHGLFKSAVIIGWSRADRKLGYRSMQELSRFFYNETIPEDMEKHAVLRYLDFIEHIGAKPREPRFSLALDEPGHNWIAGLLEQHGIGNGAPFIALSPVAFWETKLWDNDRFARLGDRIVEELKLPVVFTGAPGSGLICRIRGAMNADSITLEGQTSLRELACLYSRAALVVTTDSGPMHIAAAVGTPTVALFGPTDPARTGPFGTGHVIIRSNISCSPCFLKHCTGRDCMMDIDVEEVFEAVKQQLSRKETQPWQ
- the gmhB gene encoding D-glycero-beta-D-manno-heptose 1,7-bisphosphate 7-phosphatase, which encodes MNKEAVFFDRDGTINEEVGYLSRLDQLVLYPTAARAIRMVNEAGMMAVVVTNQSGVARGIFDEAFLEKVHRRLQQMLADSGARIDRFYYCPHHPAEGRVPYVLDCDCRKPNPGMILRAARELHIDLGRSYMIGDTFRDVSAARRAGVTGILVRTGYGARQSDSEDLRGDGPEPAYNARDILDAVSWILKDRSREHSYR
- the waaF gene encoding lipopolysaccharide heptosyltransferase II; translation: MFQSRNLPKVEHLLIRGTNWIGDVIMSLPALSAVRNSCPETRIAVLAKPWVADLYRLFPGVNEVILFRSPGVHDGIAGKFRLARELRVRHFDAALLFQNAIEAAIIAALARIPLRAGYTTDGRGLLLTHPVRKKKYIDTLHQTHYYLEMVRSLGFRSDPDEMAIRPDGDSLRRADELFRNEGIGRNHPVVGIAPGASYGPAKIWYAERFAEVADRLADHHSARVLLFGGSDDTVHTGAVATHMKHTPLDLAGSTTLAEAAALMSRCDLVVANDSGLMHLAGGLGVPLIAIFGSTNPRATSPLGARSHVLYRKAHCSPCLKKTCPGDFACMDGITVDDVYTLAARLLEERKE